Sequence from the Candidatus Thermoplasmatota archaeon genome:
GCTGAACCACGCAAACCTAGTAAACTGGATCAACAACCTAGAAGAAACAGAGATAAACATAAACATACCAAAATTCAAATTCGAAACAGAATACAACCTAAACAACATCCTAATTGACATGGGGATGAAAGACGCATTCACACCAGACATCGCAGATTTCTCAGGGATGGATGGAACAAAATATTTGTACATAAGCAATGTTTTACACAAAGCATTCGTAGAGGTAAACGAAGAAGGAACAGAAGCAGCAGCAGCCACAGGCGTCATAGTAGTAACAAAAGCTATCGATAAAACATTTAACGCAGACCACCCATTCATATTTTTAATTCAACACGAAGAAACAGGTGCGATAATATTTATGGGAAAAATCATGAAACCAACAACAGCGGAATAAAAAAAAGTTTTTTTTGGTTACAGAAAACGTTCAATAAAAGGCAAAACCTTGGTGAGATCCCTTGACTCAACAACATAATCAGCAGCTTTGCGTACACAATCATCCCCGGGGTTAAAAGCTATACCAACACCACAAACCTCAAACATGGGTATATCAAAACAAGAGTTACCAACAGCAACAAAATCACCGAGTGGAACCTTACTCAACTCAGAAAGCCTCCTAACACTTTTTTCCTTATACATAAGCCTGACATTCAACAAACCCTCACCAGTAACAAAACCATTCCTATCAGTTTTCAAACCATTAGCAAAAACATAGTCTATACCAGTCTTACTAGCAACACGTCTAGCAAGTATATCAAGACCAGCGCTAACAATAGCAGTCTTAACACCATGCTCTCTGAGTGAACCTATGCATTCCCTCGCACCCCTCATAAGAGGAACACCAGACAAGATCTCAACAAGCATATCAAAACTAACAGGTTTACCATCAACACGCCAGAGAGAAACATCCCTTCTTATAAACTCCAAATCATCAATCTCACCCCTAAGATAAGCATCCACTGATCTATCATTTGAGCTACCAAAAAAATCATGGACATACCTCCATGAACTAATAGTATCAGTGAGTACACCATCCATGTCAAAAACCACTAGTTTTATTTTACCAGGTTTCTTCTTGTTAACACTATTAAACCCCCTAGTTCTCCTATAACAATGATACCTACACTTCTGATCCATCAGAGTGGACACATACAAAAACTGTTATAATAACTTTTATAGATCCCCCTCATCGAACCCAGCCATAAGGTAAACATTTATAAACCAATAAATATATTATTATATTTGGGTTTTAAAATTATATGAAAAGGGGGTTATAAGATTATATGAAAAAACATAACCTAAAAAAAACCATGGTTTTAACCATAGTCACATTATTTTTAACACTCACCTTAACACCAGCTGTGAACTCAGCAAACACAGATGATATAGCAGAACAAACAAACGATGAACAACAAAACTATAAACTACTAATAATAACACCAAAAAAATTTGTTAGATCACTAAAACCCTTGATAAACCATAAAAACAGCGTCGGCGTACCAACAAAAATTGTTACACTAGACCAGGTGTACAAACAAATAGGGAACCAAGGGCGAGACAAACCAGAGAAAATAAAATACTACATAAAAAATGCTGTTGAAACATGGGGGATCAAATACGTTATGCTAGTAGGCAACTTCAGGCAGATGCCAATAAGGTATGTTTACAACGATGAACCATGGCCTGTTTTCCCTGAACCCTGTTTCATCTCAGAGTTGTACTACGCTGACATATATGACAAAAACGGTAATTTCTCAAGCTGGAATTCAAATGATAACGATAAATTCGGGGAATGGAAAGGGGATGAGGCACAAGACAGGGACATAGATCTTTACCCAGATGTCTATGTTGGTAGGCTAGCATGTAGGACAAACCTTGAAGTAAATATCATGGTAAACAAAATTATAACATATGAGATAACAACATATGGTAAAGAATGGTTTAAAACAATGGTTGTAGTCGCAGGTGACACCTACCCACCAGGTTCATACAATTTTTCAACAGATCCTTTCGAAGGAGAAGAAAACACAAAGACTGCTCTGAGCTACATGTCTGGTTTCAAAAATGTTACACTATGGACATCAACCGGTACATTAACAGGTCCAAAGGATGTGATAAACGCTGTAAACAATGGCTGTGGTTTCCTGTTTTTTGATGGACACGGCAACCCTGGTATATGGAGTACGCATCCACCAAATGACAAAAAAAACTGGACAAACGGGTTATTAAAAACTGATATTAGTAAACTGAAAAACAAAAACATGTACCCGATTTGTGTTGTTGGTGGTTGTCATAACAGCCAGTTTGATGTAGCGTTAACAAACCTGCTGAAATACGGGAAAAAAGCAATTTATTACTCAACCTGGTTACCAGAGTGCTGGAGTTGGAAGATGACATGTAAAATAGCTGGTGGGAGCATAGCAACCATTGGTAACACAGGACTTGGTATGACAAAAGAGGATAAAACCAGTCAATCAGGAGCAAGTGATTTCCTGGACTCACAGTTCTTCTATGAATACGGTATAAACGGAACCGATATACTTGGTGAGGTATGGGGAAAAGCTATAACAAACTACCTAAACAACTACCCGATAAACTGGTCAACACCAGCAGGCTGGGATTATGCGTATGATGCGAAAACAGTGCAACAATGGACACTGTTTGGTGACCCTAGCCTGAAGATAGGTGGGTACTCATAACAAAAAGAATTTATTTAGTCAATCTAAAACTCTGCTCTTACTCATTTTTTTTTTGATTGTAGAAAAAAATATTTCAACATCAGCCTCAAACAAAAAAGAGTATTTTTTCAAAAGAAAAAAGAGAATATTTTAAAAAATGGTTATCACCGCGCGTTAAAGAATTAAGATACAGTCTACATCTAATTAGACAAAGCCCCCTCGCAATTGTTGGGATTATAATTATTCTTATACTTGTTCTTACAGCAATATTAGCCCCATTTATCAGCCCATATGGCCCTGAGGAACACATATGGGGTGAAAGTAAACAACCGCCGAGTTGGAAACACCTTTTTGGAACTGATGAAACCGGTGGAGATGTTTTCACAAAGGTTTTATGGGGTGCCAGAATCTCTATAGAAATTGGTTTAATTGTTGTATTAGGTGGTCTGGGTTTAGGAATAATACTTGGTGCTTTTGCTGGATACTATGGTGGATATATAGATGAATTTATTATGAGAATTACAGACATCTTTCTCTCAATCCCATATCTAATCCTTGTGATGGGGTAGGCAGCGATCCTTGGGAAAAGTATCGAAAACGTTATGATAGCAATGATTGTTGTTTGGTGGCCAGCTTATACTCGTTTAGTTCGAGGGCAAATTCTCTCTGTAAGAGAAAACCAATATGTAGAAGCAGCTAAATCTGTAGGGGCTGGAGACACTAGAATTATCTTTAGGCATATTTTACCAAATTCTATGGCACCACTTATTGTTCAAACAACCATGGATCTTGGTAATGCAATTCTTACTGCTGCTGGATTAAGTTTTTTAGGTTTCGGGGCTGGACCAGGAGCTGCTGAATGTGGTAGAATGGTTTCAGATTCAAGAAATTATTTTATGAACTATCCTTGGATGATGATATCCCCTGGACTTGCTATATTCATCACAGTGTTAGGTTTTAATTTATTAGGTGACGGACTTAGAGACATTCTGGATCCAGGGTTAAGAAGAGGAGGAGGAAAAACATAACAACAGAGCCGCTTCTTTCAGTAAAAAACCTCAAAGTGTATTTCGAAACCTATGAAGGAACTGTGAAAGCTTTAGAAGATGTTAGTTTTGAGATACATCCTGGGGGAAACCATTGGACTGGTTGGTGAAACAGGATGCGGGAAAAGTGTCACTGCTCTTGCTGTCATGCGTTTAATACCTGACCCTCCTGGTAAAATTGTTAGTGGTGAAATACGATTTAACAATGAAAATCTCCTATTAAAAAGCAACGAAGAAATGCAACATATAAGAGGAAAAGACATCTCAATGATTTTCCAAGAACCTATGACTGCGTTAAACCCAACTTATACTACTGGAGATCAAATAGCCGAGGTTATTTTATTGCATGAGGCATTAGAAGGTGATGGAAAAAAACCTTTTGGTAGATTGAGTCTCATCAAAAAAAGACAGCAACAGAAAAAAGCAAAAAAGATAGCGTTGGAAAAAGCGATCGAAGCACTGAAAATGGTTAAAATACCAAATGCTGAACAAGTAGCGAAACAGTATCCTCATGAGTTAAGCGGAG
This genomic interval carries:
- a CDS encoding serpin family protein: ANKFNPDNTNKEDFKINQDETIKVDMMHLTGIKFNYTETSELQILKMPYKGNDLSMIIILPKENNITLAESELNHANLVNWINNLEETEININIPKFKFETEYNLNNILIDMGMKDAFTPDIADFSGMDGTKYLYISNVLHKAFVEVNEEGTEAAAATGVIVVTKAIDKTFNADHPFIFLIQHEETGAIIFMGKIMKPTTAE
- a CDS encoding HAD-IB family phosphatase, producing the protein MDQKCRYHCYRRTRGFNSVNKKKPGKIKLVVFDMDGVLTDTISSWRYVHDFFGSSNDRSVDAYLRGEIDDLEFIRRDVSLWRVDGKPVSFDMLVEILSGVPLMRGARECIGSLREHGVKTAIVSAGLDILARRVASKTGIDYVFANGLKTDRNGFVTGEGLLNVRLMYKEKSVRRLSELSKVPLGDFVAVGNSCFDIPMFEVCGVGIAFNPGDDCVRKAADYVVESRDLTKVLPFIERFL
- a CDS encoding C25 family cysteine peptidase is translated as MKKHNLKKTMVLTIVTLFLTLTLTPAVNSANTDDIAEQTNDEQQNYKLLIITPKKFVRSLKPLINHKNSVGVPTKIVTLDQVYKQIGNQGRDKPEKIKYYIKNAVETWGIKYVMLVGNFRQMPIRYVYNDEPWPVFPEPCFISELYYADIYDKNGNFSSWNSNDNDKFGEWKGDEAQDRDIDLYPDVYVGRLACRTNLEVNIMVNKIITYEITTYGKEWFKTMVVVAGDTYPPGSYNFSTDPFEGEENTKTALSYMSGFKNVTLWTSTGTLTGPKDVINAVNNGCGFLFFDGHGNPGIWSTHPPNDKKNWTNGLLKTDISKLKNKNMYPICVVGGCHNSQFDVALTNLLKYGKKAIYYSTWLPECWSWKMTCKIAGGSIATIGNTGLGMTKEDKTSQSGASDFLDSQFFYEYGINGTDILGEVWGKAITNYLNNYPINWSTPAGWDYAYDAKTVQQWTLFGDPSLKIGGYS
- a CDS encoding ABC transporter permease, which translates into the protein MENVMIAMIVVWWPAYTRLVRGQILSVRENQYVEAAKSVGAGDTRIIFRHILPNSMAPLIVQTTMDLGNAILTAAGLSFLGFGAGPGAAECGRMVSDSRNYFMNYPWMMISPGLAIFITVLGFNLLGDGLRDILDPGLRRGGGKT